A section of the Macadamia integrifolia cultivar HAES 741 chromosome 9, SCU_Mint_v3, whole genome shotgun sequence genome encodes:
- the LOC122088272 gene encoding peroxidase A2-like, protein MSFSLKMASSSTTLKVAAALLLCVSMLMIRGSTGQLDANFYNTTCPNVLTIVNQTIQQASQTDPRIGASLIRLHFHDCFVDGCDGSILLDNSSTIQTEKDAAPNNNSARGFDVVDNIKAALENACPGVVSCADILSISAEVAVVLAGGPSWSVLLGRRDSTTANLTGANTAIPGPSENLTSLMAKFSAVGLDTTDLVALSGAHTFGRAQCRLFINRLYNFSGTGNPDPTLNSTYLATLQQICPQGGNGSTITNLDPTTPDVFDNNYFSNLQTNQGLLQSDQELFSTSGAATIALVSNFSSNQSAFFATFAQSMINMGNISPLTGSNGEIRLDCKKVNGGSFGSDYALVSSS, encoded by the exons ATGTCCTTCAGCTTAAAGATGGCATCCTCTTCCACCACCTTAAAAGTTGCAGCAGCTCTTCTCCTGTGTGTGTCTATGCTGATGATCAGAGGATCAACAGGTCAGTTGGATGCTAATTTTTACAACACTACATGCCCTAACGTGCTTACCATCGTCAACCAAACCATCCAACAAGCATCACAGACAGATCCCAGAATCGGTGCCAGCCTAATTCGACTTCATTTCCATGATTGTTTCGTCGAT GGTTGTGATGGATCAATTTTGTTGGACAACAGCAGCACCATACAGACTGAGAAAGATGCTGCCCCGAATAACAACTCGGCTAGAGGATTTGATGTTGTTGACAACATTAAGGCTGCTTTAGAGAATGCATGCCCTGGTGTTGTCTCCTGCGCTGACATTCTAAGCATTTCAGCCGAAGTAGCTGTGGTTTTG GCAGGAGGCCCTTCATGGTCAGTCCTACTTGGAAGAAGAGATAGCACAACAGCAAACCTAACCGGTGCCAATACTGCCATACCAGGTCCCTCGGAAAACCTCACCAGTCTTATGGCTAAGTTCTCGGCTGTCGGCCTTGACACCACAGATCTTGTTGCATTATCAG GTGCCCACACATTTGGACGTGCCCAGTGTAGACTTTTCATTAATCGGCTTTACAATTTCAGTGGCACAGGCAATCCTGATCCGACTCTCAACTCCACTTACTTGGCGACGCTCCAACAGATCTGCCCCCAAGGTGGAAATGGATCTACCATAACCAACCTAGACCCGACCACACCTGATGTATTCGATAATAACTATTTCTCTAACCTtcaaacaaaccaaggtctaCTCCAAAGTGATCAAGAGTTGTTTTCAACTTCGGGTGCGGCTACTATAGCTCTTGTTAGCAACTTCAGCAGCAATCAAAGCGCTTTCTTTGCAACCTTTGCTCAATCTATGATAAATATGGGAAACATCAGTCCATTAACAGGAAGCAACGGAGAGATCCGCTTGGACTGTAAAAAAGTTAATGGAGGTTCATTTGGATCAGACTATGCTTTAGTTAGCTCCAGCTAA